From the Microplitis mediator isolate UGA2020A chromosome 6, iyMicMedi2.1, whole genome shotgun sequence genome, one window contains:
- the LOC130670595 gene encoding integrin beta-PS-like isoform X1, whose product MYNYKFFKIYRLIIFFFIVNPLYITQYIPSIIAVSAITSKINTLEQQQERIAQLCAAQQSCSSCLQTPTCIWCAAVMDREKNIEPSVRCITRSKFNEHWCPGDSSLIVNDTSSIIIEKDIPLSSVKSKEPVQIRPQKIKLRLRKGEEYRFKIKYTQAEDYPVDMYYLMDLSASMQPYRQHLSELGANLASVMRNLTSNFRLGFGSFVDKVTLPMTDTQPIKLKKPCDFIEDNKKTDCASPYGYKHQMSLTEDSDSFRSNVRAAPISGNLDGPEGGLDAIMQSIVCTKRIGWRQKARHLLVFSSDASFHLAGDGKLAGIIEPNDCQCHLDSKGFYSHSLLQDYPSISQINKKVGQHNIHIIFAVPSTRNHTYQLLSQSISGSAIGLVEKNDTVNVINLIKKEYEKLVESVKMTDNAPKHINVKYFSKCLNKVGDDNDNIELKQQSKCQGLRFGDVVEFEIVIKAIECPSSSFKQNKFEIKPEGLNESLIIEYQVICTCPCDKPGHSGFKAKAEECNFSGSLVCGVCSCNNNFYGQYCDCHNDRNIVNKDNNNNNNNNGQVSNENNKVIIKEDCRTSANDTVNCSGHGTCKCGICECHVRPNPLEKFSGKYCECNNFSCKRNGRLLCGGHGDCVCGTCDCYPGWSGESCDCHDNTTCFPPGKNTKICNGHGDCICGRCHCKLENDVLYSGSYCQDCPTCPGLHCDKLKDCVECLVYNTNSYDQVEDDSLINTGCYNYCHDEINIEKIDKVQINSTEHEAGIRMCRVPTNDSCTFVFKYQLVSNRGDISLFKITAQEIKDCPGVLSPIPVFGVAIGVILSTVIVGFLILMIWKILTIVHDHREFAKFEKERAMAKWERGDNPLYKQATTTFSNPTFVEMVYAHKSICVSCHLF is encoded by the exons atgtataactataagttttttaaaatttatcgattaataatttttttttttattgtaaatccTTTATATATTACACAATATATACCATCAATTATTGCGGTATCTGCAAtaacatcaaaaataaatacattggAACAGCAACAAGAGCGCATTGCTCAATTATGTGCAGCACAACAATCATGTTCTAGTTGTTTGCAAACTCCAACGTGTATTTGGTGTGCAGCTGTAatg gatagagaaaaaaatattgaaccATCAGTACGTTGTATAACAAGGAGTAAATTTAATGAACATTGGTGTCCTGGTGATTCTTCACTAATTGTAAATGATACTTCaagtattattattgaaaaagataTTCCACTTTCATCAGTAAAAAGTAAAGAACCAGTACAAATAaggccacaaaaaataaagctTCGTTTAAGAAAAG GTGAAGAgtatcgttttaaaataaaatatactcaaGCTGAAGATTATCCAGTAGATATGTACTATTTGATGGATCTTTCAGCATCCATGCAACCTTACAGACAACATCTTTCTGAGTTGGGTGCTAATCTTGCGAGTGTTATGAGAAATTTAACTAGTAATTTTCGTCTCGGGTTTGGTAGTTTTGTTGATAAAGTTACACTACCAATGACTGATACACAGCCTATTAA attaaaaaaaccatgtgattttattgaagataataaaaaaactgactGTGCATCACCCTATGGTTATAAACATCAAATGTCTTTGACAGAAGATTCAGATTCATTTcgg agTAATGTTAGAGCAGCGCCTATTTCGGGTAATCTTGATGGACCAGAGGGTGGATTGGATGCAATAATGCAATCAATTGTTTGTACAAAACGTATTGGTTGGCGACAAAAAGCTCGACATCTTCTTGTATTTTCATCAGATGCAAGTTTTCATTTAGCTGGTGATGgcaaa ctagcTGGAATTATTGAGCCCAATGATTGTCAATGTCATTTAGATAGTAAGGGCTTTTATTCTCATTCACTTTTACAAGACTATCCTTCAATAtctcaaattaataaaaaagtcggTCAACACAATATTCATATAATATTTGCTGTTCCAAGTACTAGAAATCAtacatatcaattattaagCCAAAGTATCAGTGGATCGGCGATTGGCCtcgtagaaaaaaatgatactgtcaatgttattaatttaattaaaaaagaatatgag AAATTGGTAGAATCTGTAAAAATGACGGATAATGCACCAAAGCatataaatgttaaatatttttcaaagtgtttaaataaagttggtgatgataatgataacaTTGAATTAAAACAACAATCAAAATGCCAAGGACTGCGTTTCGGTGATGTTGTTGAGTTTGAAATTGTAATTAAG gCTATTGAGTGCCCATCAAGtagttttaaacaaaataaatttgaaataaaaccaGAGGGTTTAAATGAAAGTCTTATTATTGAGTATCAAGTAATCTGTACTTGTCCTTGTGATAAACCTGGTCATTCG ggATTCAAAGCAAAAGCTGAAGAATGTAATTTTAGTGGATCTCTCGTTTGCGGAGTGTGTtcatgtaataataatttttatggtcAATATTGTGATTGTCACAATGATCGTAACATTgttaataaagataataataataataataacaacaatggCCAAGTatcaaatgaaaataataaagttattatAAAAGAAGATTGTCGAACATCAGCCAATGACACTGTCAATTGTAGTGGTCATGGTACGTGCAAATGTGGCATTTGTGAATGCCACGTTCGTCCAAATCCACTAGAAAAATTCAGTGGCAAATACTGCGAGTGTAATAACTTTTCATGTAAACGCAATGGCCGTTtg cTTTGCGGTGGTCATGGTGACTGTGTGTGTGGCACATGCGATTGCTATCCTGGATGGAGTGGTGAGAGCTGTGATTGCCATGATAACACTACTTGTTTTCCACCTggaaaaaatacgaaaatttgCAACGGTCATGGTGATTGCATTTGTGGAAGATGTCATTGCAAACTTGAAAATGATGTACTTTACTCTGGTTCTTACTGTCAAGATTGTcca ACTTGTCCTGGATTACATTGTGATAAATTGAAGGATTGTGTTGAGTGTCTTGTATATAATACCAACAGCTATGATCAAGTTGAAGATGACAGTTTAATAAATACCGGTTGTTATAATTATTGCCatgatgaaataaatatt gaaaaaattgataaagtACAAATTAATTCAACAGAACATGAAGCTGGTATACGAATGTGTCGTGTACCAACAAATGATAGTTGTACTTTTGTTTTCAAATATCAACTTGTGAGTAATCGAGGTGATATTtcactatttaaaataacggCACAAGAAATTAAAGATTGTCCAGGAGTATTATCACCAATCCCGGTTTTTGGTGTTGCTATTGGTGTAATTTTGAGTACCGTGATAGtaggatttttaattttaatgatttggAAAATTCTCACAATTGTTCATGATCATCGCGAATTTgctaaatttgaaaaagaacGAGCAATGGCTAAGTGGGAACga GGTGACAATCCACTATATAAGCAAGCAACTACAACTTTTTCAAATCCAACATttgttgaaa tggtGTATGCCCATAAATCGATCTGTGTTTCATGTCATCTATTTTGA
- the LOC130670595 gene encoding integrin beta-PS-like isoform X2 — MYNYKFFKIYRLIIFFFIVNPLYITQYIPSIIAVSAITSKINTLEQQQERIAQLCAAQQSCSSCLQTPTCIWCAAVMDREKNIEPSVRCITRSKFNEHWCPGDSSLIVNDTSSIIIEKDIPLSSVKSKEPVQIRPQKIKLRLRKGEEYRFKIKYTQAEDYPVDMYYLMDLSASMQPYRQHLSELGANLASVMRNLTSNFRLGFGSFVDKVTLPMTDTQPIKLKKPCDFIEDNKKTDCASPYGYKHQMSLTEDSDSFRSNVRAAPISGNLDGPEGGLDAIMQSIVCTKRIGWRQKARHLLVFSSDASFHLAGDGKLAGIIEPNDCQCHLDSKGFYSHSLLQDYPSISQINKKVGQHNIHIIFAVPSTRNHTYQLLSQSISGSAIGLVEKNDTVNVINLIKKEYEKLVESVKMTDNAPKHINVKYFSKCLNKVGDDNDNIELKQQSKCQGLRFGDVVEFEIVIKAIECPSSSFKQNKFEIKPEGLNESLIIEYQVICTCPCDKPGHSGFKAKAEECNFSGSLVCGVCSCNNNFYGQYCDCHNDRNIVNKDNNNNNNNNGQVSNENNKVIIKEDCRTSANDTVNCSGHGTCKCGICECHVRPNPLEKFSGKYCECNNFSCKRNGRLLCGGHGDCVCGTCDCYPGWSGESCDCHDNTTCFPPGKNTKICNGHGDCICGRCHCKLENDVLYSGSYCQDCPTCPGLHCDKLKDCVECLVYNTNSYDQVEDDSLINTGCYNYCHDEINIEKIDKVQINSTEHEAGIRMCRVPTNDSCTFVFKYQLVSNRGDISLFKITAQEIKDCPGVLSPIPVFGVAIGVILSTVIVGFLILMIWKILTIVHDHREFAKFEKERAMAKWERGDNPLYKQATTTFSNPTFVESKNN; from the exons atgtataactataagttttttaaaatttatcgattaataatttttttttttattgtaaatccTTTATATATTACACAATATATACCATCAATTATTGCGGTATCTGCAAtaacatcaaaaataaatacattggAACAGCAACAAGAGCGCATTGCTCAATTATGTGCAGCACAACAATCATGTTCTAGTTGTTTGCAAACTCCAACGTGTATTTGGTGTGCAGCTGTAatg gatagagaaaaaaatattgaaccATCAGTACGTTGTATAACAAGGAGTAAATTTAATGAACATTGGTGTCCTGGTGATTCTTCACTAATTGTAAATGATACTTCaagtattattattgaaaaagataTTCCACTTTCATCAGTAAAAAGTAAAGAACCAGTACAAATAaggccacaaaaaataaagctTCGTTTAAGAAAAG GTGAAGAgtatcgttttaaaataaaatatactcaaGCTGAAGATTATCCAGTAGATATGTACTATTTGATGGATCTTTCAGCATCCATGCAACCTTACAGACAACATCTTTCTGAGTTGGGTGCTAATCTTGCGAGTGTTATGAGAAATTTAACTAGTAATTTTCGTCTCGGGTTTGGTAGTTTTGTTGATAAAGTTACACTACCAATGACTGATACACAGCCTATTAA attaaaaaaaccatgtgattttattgaagataataaaaaaactgactGTGCATCACCCTATGGTTATAAACATCAAATGTCTTTGACAGAAGATTCAGATTCATTTcgg agTAATGTTAGAGCAGCGCCTATTTCGGGTAATCTTGATGGACCAGAGGGTGGATTGGATGCAATAATGCAATCAATTGTTTGTACAAAACGTATTGGTTGGCGACAAAAAGCTCGACATCTTCTTGTATTTTCATCAGATGCAAGTTTTCATTTAGCTGGTGATGgcaaa ctagcTGGAATTATTGAGCCCAATGATTGTCAATGTCATTTAGATAGTAAGGGCTTTTATTCTCATTCACTTTTACAAGACTATCCTTCAATAtctcaaattaataaaaaagtcggTCAACACAATATTCATATAATATTTGCTGTTCCAAGTACTAGAAATCAtacatatcaattattaagCCAAAGTATCAGTGGATCGGCGATTGGCCtcgtagaaaaaaatgatactgtcaatgttattaatttaattaaaaaagaatatgag AAATTGGTAGAATCTGTAAAAATGACGGATAATGCACCAAAGCatataaatgttaaatatttttcaaagtgtttaaataaagttggtgatgataatgataacaTTGAATTAAAACAACAATCAAAATGCCAAGGACTGCGTTTCGGTGATGTTGTTGAGTTTGAAATTGTAATTAAG gCTATTGAGTGCCCATCAAGtagttttaaacaaaataaatttgaaataaaaccaGAGGGTTTAAATGAAAGTCTTATTATTGAGTATCAAGTAATCTGTACTTGTCCTTGTGATAAACCTGGTCATTCG ggATTCAAAGCAAAAGCTGAAGAATGTAATTTTAGTGGATCTCTCGTTTGCGGAGTGTGTtcatgtaataataatttttatggtcAATATTGTGATTGTCACAATGATCGTAACATTgttaataaagataataataataataataacaacaatggCCAAGTatcaaatgaaaataataaagttattatAAAAGAAGATTGTCGAACATCAGCCAATGACACTGTCAATTGTAGTGGTCATGGTACGTGCAAATGTGGCATTTGTGAATGCCACGTTCGTCCAAATCCACTAGAAAAATTCAGTGGCAAATACTGCGAGTGTAATAACTTTTCATGTAAACGCAATGGCCGTTtg cTTTGCGGTGGTCATGGTGACTGTGTGTGTGGCACATGCGATTGCTATCCTGGATGGAGTGGTGAGAGCTGTGATTGCCATGATAACACTACTTGTTTTCCACCTggaaaaaatacgaaaatttgCAACGGTCATGGTGATTGCATTTGTGGAAGATGTCATTGCAAACTTGAAAATGATGTACTTTACTCTGGTTCTTACTGTCAAGATTGTcca ACTTGTCCTGGATTACATTGTGATAAATTGAAGGATTGTGTTGAGTGTCTTGTATATAATACCAACAGCTATGATCAAGTTGAAGATGACAGTTTAATAAATACCGGTTGTTATAATTATTGCCatgatgaaataaatatt gaaaaaattgataaagtACAAATTAATTCAACAGAACATGAAGCTGGTATACGAATGTGTCGTGTACCAACAAATGATAGTTGTACTTTTGTTTTCAAATATCAACTTGTGAGTAATCGAGGTGATATTtcactatttaaaataacggCACAAGAAATTAAAGATTGTCCAGGAGTATTATCACCAATCCCGGTTTTTGGTGTTGCTATTGGTGTAATTTTGAGTACCGTGATAGtaggatttttaattttaatgatttggAAAATTCTCACAATTGTTCATGATCATCGCGAATTTgctaaatttgaaaaagaacGAGCAATGGCTAAGTGGGAACga GGTGACAATCCACTATATAAGCAAGCAACTACAACTTTTTCAAATCCAACATttgttgaaagtaaaaataattaa